One window of the Roseovarius sp. THAF9 genome contains the following:
- the glp gene encoding gephyrin-like molybdotransferase Glp encodes MSAFDTFAVVDWSARSGPSRKRPSQDAIWLGISRQGQLAEPLYFWTRAKAEEHLACMVKEEAAAGRRMLLTFDFPFGYPLGFAKALTGEDDPFAVWDWIAERIEDKQDTERSNNRFEVAEEMNRKFSGLGPFWGKSHEDRWPDLPYRKAGISYDTIPEKRECDKVARTASSCFQLFYNPTVGSQVLMGLPMLNRLRTLPGVAVWPFEEHDAANVVLAEIWPGLIEDAIREDTGGVIRDALQVTRLALALSRLDPARLEHLLKDLPYQAREEAWILGAGATKDLTELARGEISVVIPARPNQRVAGNNEPLAPPPLRDDCFALPAGVDWTPVDDALAMLQDRLHPVVATQTLPLDRALGRTLAADVTAKRANPPHANTAVDGYGFAHASLTEGDQTLPLTPGRAAAGKAFEGAVPHGHAIRILTGAALPQGVDTVILQEDVTASDTAIAFHPGIKPGANTRKAGEDVSAGDTILSKGRKLTPTDLALLSATGNTDLTVHAPLRVAVLSTGDELVEPGASAAPGQIFDANRPMLLGLTERFGFTPIDLGRVPDNRETLRATLDRGAAKADVILTSGGASSGDEDHVSALLNETGAMSQWRIAVKPGRPLALGLWKGTPVFGLPGNPVAALVCTLVFARPAMGLLSGQGWHRPQSFTLPAAFSKSKKPGRREYLRARVTDGQAEVFKSEGSGRISGLSWAEGLVELPDHAVTISPGDPVSYIPFASFL; translated from the coding sequence GTGAGTGCGTTTGACACTTTCGCCGTTGTTGATTGGTCGGCCAGATCCGGTCCTTCGCGCAAGCGCCCCTCGCAAGATGCAATCTGGCTGGGGATTTCGCGCCAAGGGCAGCTTGCCGAGCCACTCTATTTTTGGACCCGAGCCAAGGCCGAGGAACATCTTGCTTGTATGGTAAAGGAAGAAGCTGCCGCTGGTCGGCGAATGCTACTCACATTTGATTTCCCGTTCGGCTACCCGCTTGGATTTGCGAAGGCTCTGACCGGCGAAGATGATCCGTTTGCCGTGTGGGATTGGATCGCAGAACGCATTGAGGACAAACAGGACACTGAAAGGTCAAACAACCGCTTCGAAGTCGCAGAAGAAATGAACCGCAAGTTCTCAGGGCTCGGCCCTTTCTGGGGTAAATCCCACGAGGATCGTTGGCCTGACCTGCCCTATCGGAAGGCTGGAATTTCCTACGATACAATCCCGGAGAAGCGTGAATGCGATAAAGTCGCGCGCACCGCCTCCAGTTGCTTTCAGTTGTTCTACAACCCAACTGTCGGCTCTCAGGTGCTGATGGGCCTTCCAATGTTGAATCGCCTGCGCACCCTGCCCGGCGTGGCAGTCTGGCCTTTTGAAGAACATGATGCCGCCAATGTCGTGCTTGCTGAAATCTGGCCCGGACTGATCGAGGACGCCATTCGAGAAGACACCGGCGGCGTCATCCGCGACGCTTTGCAAGTCACACGGCTTGCACTGGCGCTTTCCCGGCTCGACCCGGCCCGTCTTGAGCACCTGTTGAAAGACCTTCCGTATCAGGCGCGCGAAGAGGCATGGATCCTCGGCGCAGGCGCGACGAAAGATTTGACAGAACTAGCACGCGGGGAAATATCGGTTGTCATACCGGCAAGGCCCAACCAACGTGTCGCAGGCAACAATGAGCCTCTCGCGCCCCCACCCCTGCGCGACGACTGCTTCGCGCTGCCTGCCGGCGTGGACTGGACCCCGGTGGACGATGCCCTCGCCATGCTGCAGGACAGGCTTCACCCGGTCGTTGCGACCCAAACCCTGCCGCTCGACCGCGCACTTGGCCGCACCCTTGCCGCCGATGTCACCGCTAAACGGGCCAATCCCCCCCATGCCAACACCGCCGTCGACGGCTACGGCTTTGCTCATGCCAGCCTGACGGAAGGCGACCAGACCCTGCCGCTGACGCCCGGCCGCGCCGCCGCGGGCAAGGCCTTCGAGGGGGCCGTGCCTCACGGCCATGCCATCCGCATCCTCACCGGCGCCGCCCTGCCACAGGGCGTCGACACCGTGATCCTGCAAGAGGACGTCACCGCCAGCGACACCGCCATCGCCTTTCACCCCGGCATCAAACCCGGCGCCAACACCCGCAAGGCGGGCGAAGACGTCTCGGCCGGCGATACGATCCTGTCGAAGGGCCGCAAGCTCACCCCCACCGACCTCGCGCTCCTGTCCGCCACCGGCAACACAGACCTCACCGTCCACGCCCCCCTGCGCGTCGCGGTCCTGTCCACCGGTGACGAACTGGTCGAACCGGGCGCATCCGCGGCACCCGGCCAGATTTTCGACGCCAACCGCCCAATGCTTCTCGGCCTGACCGAACGCTTCGGCTTCACGCCCATAGACCTCGGCCGCGTCCCCGACAACCGCGAGACCCTCCGCGCCACGCTCGACAGGGGCGCGGCAAAGGCCGACGTCATCCTGACGTCCGGCGGTGCCTCCTCGGGCGACGAAGACCATGTCTCGGCCCTGCTGAACGAGACCGGCGCCATGTCCCAATGGCGCATCGCAGTCAAACCGGGCCGTCCGCTCGCGCTCGGGCTCTGGAAGGGCACACCCGTCTTCGGCCTCCCAGGAAATCCGGTCGCCGCACTTGTCTGCACGCTCGTCTTCGCCCGCCCCGCTATGGGACTTCTGTCGGGTCAGGGCTGGCACCGCCCGCAGAGCTTCACTCTGCCCGCGGCCTTCTCGAAATCCAAGAAGCCCGGCCGCCGTGAATACCTCCGCGCCAGGGTTACCGACGGACAGGCCGAGGTCTTCAAATCCGAAGGCTCCGGGCGCATCAGCGGCCTCAGCTGGGCCGAAGGGTTGGTCGAACTTCCCGACCACGCGGTCACGATCTCGCCCGGCGACCCGGTCTCCTACATCCCCTTCGCCAGCTTTCTCTGA
- the mobB gene encoding molybdopterin-guanine dinucleotide biosynthesis protein B: MKIYGVVGWKNAGKTGLMERLVTEITGRGFSVSTVKHAHHRFDVDHPGKDSHRHRVAGATEVLLASRARFALMHELRDEDEPSLDTLLSKLSPVDLVLVEGYKRDAHPKVEAHRSVTGNPLIAPDDPTIHAVASDTPLGLDRPVFDLDHTKAIADFILKEVDL, translated from the coding sequence ATGAAAATATACGGTGTCGTAGGGTGGAAGAACGCCGGCAAGACCGGCCTGATGGAACGCCTCGTGACCGAGATCACTGGCCGCGGTTTCTCCGTCTCCACCGTAAAGCACGCCCATCACCGCTTTGACGTCGATCATCCCGGCAAGGACAGCCACCGCCACCGCGTCGCCGGCGCGACCGAGGTGCTGCTGGCCTCCCGCGCGCGTTTCGCCCTGATGCACGAGTTGCGCGACGAGGATGAACCCTCACTCGACACGCTTTTGTCCAAGCTCTCGCCGGTCGATCTCGTGCTGGTCGAAGGCTACAAGCGCGACGCCCATCCCAAGGTCGAGGCGCACCGCTCGGTCACCGGCAACCCGCTGATTGCACCGGACGATCCGACGATCCACGCCGTGGCCAGCGACACGCCGCTCGGCCTCGATCGCCCCGTCTTCGACCTCGACCACACAAAGGCCATCGCAGATTTCATTCTAAAAGAGGTGGACCTGTGA
- the mobA gene encoding molybdenum cofactor guanylyltransferase MobA translates to MTKPLGVILAGGLATRMGGGDKGLLPLGDGTILDQVISRLGPQAAGMTLNANGDPDRFAHLGLPVLPDPLPDFPGPLVGVLAGLDWAATQGADTIVTVAADTPFFPENLVSHLTETAADMAHPLVLAATPRSADEKTKSMSRSGLIRHPTFGLWPTALRDDLRAALQDGLRKVVLWTEKHGGREALFDIPGDPFFNVNTPEDLAHAQELMKDHR, encoded by the coding sequence ATGACCAAACCCTTGGGCGTGATCCTCGCGGGCGGCCTCGCCACGCGCATGGGCGGCGGAGACAAGGGCCTTTTGCCCTTGGGCGACGGCACGATACTGGATCAGGTCATTTCGCGCCTCGGGCCGCAGGCTGCAGGCATGACCCTGAACGCGAACGGCGATCCCGACCGCTTCGCGCATCTCGGCCTGCCTGTTTTGCCCGACCCCCTGCCCGATTTCCCCGGGCCGCTGGTGGGCGTGCTGGCCGGTCTCGACTGGGCCGCGACGCAAGGCGCGGACACAATCGTTACCGTCGCCGCAGACACACCGTTTTTTCCCGAAAATCTCGTATCTCACCTGACCGAAACCGCGGCGGACATGGCCCACCCCCTCGTCCTCGCCGCCACCCCGCGCAGCGCGGACGAGAAAACCAAGTCCATGTCCCGCTCCGGCCTGATCCGCCATCCCACCTTCGGCCTCTGGCCCACAGCTCTGCGCGACGACCTGCGCGCGGCCCTGCAGGACGGGCTGCGGAAGGTCGTCCTCTGGACCGAAAAGCATGGCGGCCGCGAGGCGCTGTTTGACATCCCCGGCGATCCGTTCTTCAACGTGAACACGCCCGAGGACCTGGCGCACGCGCAAGAGCTCATGAAAGACCACAGATGA
- a CDS encoding 6-hydroxynicotinate reductase, which yields MAERGREEKIRCDACPVMCYIAPGKIGACDRYANEDGRIVRCDPLTILDRRVAKGDAVKPFLGPEWDGEILGGEEVFVSGVGAGTTYPDYKPAPFIVSRDVKGADFVTVVTEAIYSYCGVKVKIDTDRHLGHETATVRSNGEAVGHVTTSEYGSQMLSLGGVDHLTGGGKPEGRATCDALLRLCNREAVELEIDDGATVVVQAGQAPVVNGQREERMRVGCGSATIGMFASQWRGLVDEVVVVDDHITGVVSEHQAGKVLGWPDTGIRIKGRRSTPGRYFKVAEPGQGWGGTDLDDPLAILNPWLEKKGARPGLTLLMVSTTGEHHGYYVLDDDLQPREAALPEALRPSADLIAENCEPALCTVMFQAGAGGSLRSGVTQNPVQLTRSVQALKTRVTCGGAPAFVWPGGGITLMVDVLAMPEGSFGHVPTPALVAPLEFTLSREDYRALGGHDASVRTVSDILEHGGDYGSAVRFVEGE from the coding sequence ATGGCTGAGCGCGGGCGCGAGGAGAAGATCCGCTGCGATGCGTGTCCGGTGATGTGCTATATCGCGCCGGGCAAGATCGGGGCGTGTGATCGCTATGCCAACGAGGATGGCCGGATCGTGCGGTGCGATCCTCTGACCATACTTGACCGTAGGGTGGCGAAGGGCGATGCGGTGAAGCCATTCCTTGGACCCGAATGGGATGGCGAGATATTGGGCGGCGAGGAGGTGTTCGTCAGCGGCGTGGGGGCGGGCACGACCTATCCCGATTACAAGCCAGCGCCGTTCATCGTGAGCCGCGACGTCAAGGGCGCGGATTTCGTCACCGTGGTGACCGAGGCGATCTATTCCTATTGCGGTGTGAAAGTGAAGATCGACACCGACCGGCACCTCGGGCACGAGACCGCGACCGTGCGCAGCAATGGCGAGGCGGTGGGGCATGTGACCACGTCCGAATATGGCTCGCAGATGTTGTCTTTGGGCGGGGTGGATCATCTGACCGGGGGCGGCAAACCCGAGGGGCGTGCGACCTGCGATGCGTTGCTGCGGCTGTGCAACCGTGAGGCGGTGGAGTTGGAGATCGACGACGGCGCGACCGTGGTGGTACAGGCGGGGCAGGCGCCCGTGGTCAACGGCCAGCGCGAGGAACGGATGCGCGTGGGCTGCGGCTCGGCCACGATCGGGATGTTCGCAAGCCAGTGGCGCGGGCTGGTGGACGAGGTGGTGGTGGTGGACGACCATATCACCGGCGTCGTCAGCGAACATCAGGCTGGGAAAGTGCTGGGCTGGCCCGATACGGGGATACGGATCAAGGGACGCCGGTCGACGCCGGGGCGGTATTTCAAGGTGGCCGAGCCGGGGCAGGGCTGGGGCGGGACGGACCTGGACGATCCGTTGGCGATTTTGAACCCGTGGTTGGAGAAGAAGGGCGCGAGACCGGGGCTGACCCTGTTGATGGTCAGCACCACGGGCGAGCATCACGGGTACTATGTGTTGGATGACGATCTGCAGCCGCGAGAGGCGGCGTTGCCGGAGGCCTTGCGGCCATCCGCGGACCTGATCGCCGAAAATTGCGAGCCGGCGCTGTGCACGGTGATGTTCCAGGCGGGCGCGGGCGGGTCGCTGCGGTCGGGCGTGACGCAGAACCCGGTGCAGCTGACCCGGTCGGTGCAGGCGCTGAAGACGCGGGTGACCTGTGGAGGGGCGCCGGCGTTTGTTTGGCCCGGGGGTGGAATCACCCTGATGGTGGACGTGTTGGCGATGCCAGAGGGGTCGTTTGGGCATGTGCCGACCCCGGCCCTGGTGGCGCCGCTGGAGTTCACGCTCAGCCGCGAGGATTACCGAGCGCTGGGCGGGCATGACGCTTCTGTGCGGACGGTGAGCGATATCCTGGAACATGGCGGCGACTACGGCAGCGCAGTGCGTTTCGTGGAGGGCGAGTGA
- the fdhD gene encoding formate dehydrogenase accessory sulfurtransferase FdhD → MAKTDNLNAYIIAPDPKAPRLTRSVEGVDHDGNPTNIAVVEERPLTIFLNGQEIVTAMTIGDYPDYLALGFLRNQGMLKDHETIKGVDYDEDLETVVVRTDGETTYEEKLKKKTRTSGCAVGTVFGDMMEGLEDTTLPDLRVKTSDLYALSATINRTPSLYLEAGAIHGTVLCQGDRPLVYMEDVGRHNAVDKIAGWMLSEGVSPDDKLLYTTGRLTSEMVIKTALMGIPALASRSGFTAWGVEIAREVGLTLIGRMRGRRFVCLAGEERLVRDADPSSIPDEDKKHRRKGHET, encoded by the coding sequence TTGGCGAAGACCGACAATCTGAACGCGTATATCATCGCGCCCGACCCCAAGGCGCCCCGCCTGACACGGTCTGTGGAAGGCGTGGACCATGACGGCAACCCGACCAACATCGCTGTGGTCGAGGAACGACCCCTGACGATTTTCCTCAACGGTCAGGAAATCGTCACCGCCATGACCATCGGCGACTATCCCGACTACCTCGCCCTCGGCTTCCTGAGAAACCAGGGGATGCTCAAGGATCACGAGACGATCAAGGGCGTCGACTATGACGAGGATCTCGAAACCGTGGTCGTGCGCACCGATGGCGAAACGACCTACGAAGAAAAGCTCAAGAAAAAGACCCGCACCTCGGGCTGTGCCGTGGGCACCGTCTTCGGCGACATGATGGAGGGGCTGGAGGATACGACCCTGCCAGACCTGCGGGTGAAGACATCGGACCTCTACGCGCTGTCGGCGACGATCAACCGCACGCCGTCCCTGTACCTCGAGGCCGGCGCGATCCACGGCACCGTCCTCTGCCAGGGCGATCGCCCGCTTGTTTACATGGAGGATGTCGGCCGCCACAACGCCGTCGACAAGATCGCCGGCTGGATGCTCTCCGAAGGCGTGTCACCCGATGACAAGCTGCTCTACACCACCGGGCGCCTGACCTCGGAAATGGTCATCAAGACCGCCCTCATGGGTATCCCCGCCCTCGCCTCACGCTCCGGCTTCACCGCCTGGGGGGTCGAGATCGCCCGCGAGGTCGGCCTTACCCTCATCGGCCGGATGCGCGGGCGGCGGTTCGTCTGCCTTGCGGGCGAAGAGCGGCTAGTACGCGACGCCGATCCCTCCTCGATTCCGGACGAAGACAAGAAACACCGCCGTAAAGGTCACGAGACTTGA
- a CDS encoding ABC transporter ATP-binding protein, with protein MSDTSARKRQPLYSAADKRNMRWFWQKYLRKHSGKLLLVLVLILVQGLVYQQFLAMTEDGLRVIFESGAMRDLIEVCIVVFVLFTVRGLVSFVAPMITVKVSNQAIYEMRRDLIGHLMSLDLAYFERTKSGEIIQKLVTQTQQIGVFVGLGVAGALRDAVTVVVVSGYLIWKNPILFVSAIVVLPFIIVVMNFVSDRVKQAQGEAEEALGGYMNGIEETVNGMRTVKIARQEEVEKDRLMAGTDAIRRLMNRVQVTQALILPSIDLSSAFVYVLVIGGGGYMVLSPDYDVDGAGIITFLLGMVMVFDPARLLAQFFGGLQSNLVLLDRVRNLYDQQSSIRDADGAKTEFDTGGDIVLKDVDFSYSADHPLFAGLNMEFAGGKVSAIVGSTGSGKTTILSLLSRLYDVKGGDITFGGTPIRELQVAALRGAFSVVAQDIVIFNASIWDNIRYVNPQASEAEVWQAAEDAEIAELIRARGETPVGPKGAQLSGGQKQRIAIARAFLRDAPILLLDEATSALDQATEERIKSALARLTKGKTTIVVAHRLSSIADADRIFVLESGELVEQGRHEELLAENGLYARLYQAQKKGYDGR; from the coding sequence ATGAGCGATACCTCAGCAAGGAAACGTCAGCCGCTTTACAGCGCGGCGGACAAGCGGAACATGCGGTGGTTCTGGCAGAAGTATCTGCGGAAGCACTCGGGCAAGCTGTTGCTGGTGCTGGTCCTGATCCTTGTGCAAGGGCTGGTCTACCAGCAGTTCCTGGCGATGACCGAGGATGGCTTGCGGGTGATCTTCGAATCCGGCGCGATGCGCGACCTGATAGAGGTCTGCATTGTGGTTTTCGTGCTTTTTACGGTGCGCGGTTTGGTGTCTTTCGTGGCGCCGATGATCACGGTGAAAGTCTCGAACCAGGCGATCTATGAGATGCGGCGGGACCTGATCGGGCACCTGATGTCGCTGGACCTGGCCTATTTCGAGCGCACGAAATCGGGTGAAATCATCCAGAAACTGGTAACTCAAACGCAGCAGATCGGGGTCTTCGTGGGCTTGGGCGTCGCCGGGGCTCTGCGCGATGCGGTAACTGTCGTCGTGGTGTCGGGATATCTCATCTGGAAGAATCCGATCCTGTTCGTTTCGGCCATCGTGGTGCTGCCGTTCATCATCGTGGTGATGAATTTCGTCTCCGACCGGGTGAAACAGGCGCAGGGCGAGGCCGAGGAGGCGCTTGGCGGCTACATGAACGGGATCGAGGAGACGGTGAACGGAATGCGCACCGTGAAGATCGCCCGGCAGGAGGAGGTCGAGAAGGATCGGCTGATGGCCGGGACCGACGCGATCCGGCGGCTGATGAACCGAGTGCAGGTGACGCAGGCCTTGATATTGCCGTCGATCGACCTGAGCTCGGCCTTCGTTTACGTGCTGGTGATCGGCGGCGGAGGGTATATGGTCCTGTCGCCGGACTACGATGTGGACGGTGCGGGAATCATCACCTTCCTTCTGGGGATGGTGATGGTGTTCGACCCGGCACGCCTGCTGGCGCAGTTCTTTGGCGGGTTACAGTCGAACCTTGTGCTGCTGGACCGGGTTCGGAACCTCTATGACCAGCAGTCCAGCATCAGGGACGCGGATGGCGCCAAGACCGAGTTCGACACTGGCGGCGATATCGTTCTGAAGGATGTGGACTTTTCCTACTCGGCCGATCATCCGCTTTTCGCCGGGCTGAACATGGAGTTCGCAGGGGGCAAGGTTTCGGCCATCGTCGGCTCCACGGGGTCGGGCAAGACCACGATCCTGTCGCTGTTGTCGCGGCTTTACGATGTGAAGGGCGGGGACATCACCTTTGGCGGCACGCCCATCCGGGAGTTGCAGGTGGCGGCCCTACGCGGGGCGTTTTCCGTGGTGGCGCAGGATATCGTGATCTTCAACGCGTCGATCTGGGACAATATCCGTTACGTGAACCCCCAGGCGAGCGAGGCGGAGGTCTGGCAGGCCGCGGAAGATGCCGAGATCGCCGAGCTGATCCGCGCGCGAGGCGAGACGCCGGTGGGACCCAAGGGCGCGCAGTTGTCCGGCGGCCAGAAGCAGCGCATCGCCATTGCGCGTGCCTTCCTGCGGGATGCGCCGATATTGCTGCTGGACGAGGCGACCTCGGCGCTGGACCAGGCGACAGAAGAACGCATCAAGTCGGCGCTGGCGCGGCTGACCAAGGGAAAGACGACGATCGTGGTGGCGCACCGGCTGAGCTCGATTGCGGATGCGGACCGGATCTTCGTGCTGGAATCGGGGGAGTTGGTGGAGCAGGGGCGACACGAGGAGTTGCTGGCCGAGAACGGGCTTTATGCGCGGCTCTACCAGGCGCAGAAAAAGGGCTATGACGGCAGGTAA
- a CDS encoding UPF0280 family protein, with product MSVAQASWLPDGQRLHMHHGPIDMIVGIEGAGRDAAFNRAVARFGTLMDELVAELPRLRRPGGGAVEGETARRMVEAVRPFAPEFVTPMAAVAGAGAETILAAILDGPDVSKAFVNNGGDVAFHIAPCEKMTAAIASPVPGTVMLRAGDPVRGVATSGAGGRSHSLGIADAVTVLAQSAATADAAATMIANAVDLPGHPEIVRVPACEVSPDSDLGARAVTQEVGTLTACEIAAALEAGRSYAARLVARSIIQAACLSLRGAVVTVGETVMIEEKDSEHA from the coding sequence ATGTCGGTCGCGCAGGCGAGCTGGTTGCCGGACGGGCAAAGGCTGCACATGCATCACGGGCCAATCGACATGATCGTGGGCATCGAGGGCGCGGGACGCGATGCGGCGTTTAATAGAGCGGTGGCGCGGTTCGGAACGTTGATGGATGAATTGGTGGCGGAGTTGCCGCGCTTGCGCAGACCCGGTGGCGGGGCCGTCGAAGGAGAGACGGCACGGCGCATGGTCGAGGCAGTCCGACCCTTTGCGCCCGAGTTTGTCACGCCGATGGCGGCGGTGGCGGGTGCAGGAGCGGAGACGATCCTGGCCGCCATTCTGGACGGGCCGGACGTGTCCAAGGCATTTGTCAACAACGGCGGGGACGTGGCGTTTCACATCGCGCCGTGTGAGAAAATGACGGCGGCTATCGCAAGCCCGGTTCCGGGTACTGTCATGTTGCGGGCAGGCGATCCGGTGCGTGGCGTGGCAACCTCGGGCGCAGGCGGGCGCAGCCATTCTCTGGGCATCGCGGATGCGGTGACGGTGCTGGCGCAAAGTGCGGCAACGGCGGATGCCGCCGCGACGATGATCGCCAATGCCGTGGACCTGCCGGGGCATCCGGAGATTGTCCGCGTTCCGGCCTGTGAGGTGTCCCCCGACAGTGATCTTGGCGCGCGCGCGGTGACGCAAGAGGTCGGCACGCTGACCGCTTGCGAGATCGCGGCGGCGTTGGAGGCTGGGCGCTCCTATGCCGCGAGACTGGTCGCACGCAGTATCATTCAGGCCGCCTGCCTGAGCCTGCGGGGCGCTGTCGTGACCGTTGGCGAGACTGTCATGATCGAAGAAAAGGACTCTGAACATGCCTGA
- a CDS encoding amino acid synthesis family protein translates to MPEFTLRKTALFVEEIHHDGGPAAKLPRRRAAMSALVKNPFAGSYAEDLQSAMEDLKPLGLMMTDRLIEAMGGIGGIDGYGKAAMAGEAGELEHTALWHVPGGYAMRARLGEAKAIVPSSMKQGGPGARIDVPLGHINAAYVRSHFDGMEVGLPDGPRADELLFVLAMSRGGRIHDRMGGLTVDEVTGEDGLR, encoded by the coding sequence ATGCCTGAATTCACCCTGCGCAAGACTGCGCTGTTCGTCGAGGAGATCCACCATGACGGCGGGCCGGCGGCGAAGCTGCCCCGCCGCCGCGCCGCGATGTCGGCTTTGGTCAAAAACCCGTTTGCGGGCAGCTACGCCGAGGATCTGCAGTCGGCGATGGAGGATCTGAAGCCGCTGGGTCTGATGATGACAGACCGGCTGATCGAGGCGATGGGCGGTATCGGGGGCATCGACGGCTATGGCAAGGCCGCCATGGCGGGTGAGGCCGGGGAGCTGGAGCATACGGCGCTCTGGCACGTGCCCGGCGGTTACGCGATGCGCGCGCGGCTGGGCGAGGCCAAGGCGATCGTGCCTTCGTCGATGAAGCAGGGCGGGCCGGGTGCCCGGATCGACGTGCCGCTGGGCCATATCAATGCCGCCTATGTGCGCAGTCATTTCGACGGCATGGAAGTGGGCCTGCCCGACGGGCCACGGGCCGATGAGCTGTTGTTCGTGCTGGCCATGAGCCGCGGCGGGCGTATCCATGACCGGATGGGCGGGTTGACGGTGGACGAGGTGACCGGAGAGGACGGGTTGCGCTGA